One region of Camelina sativa cultivar DH55 chromosome 6, Cs, whole genome shotgun sequence genomic DNA includes:
- the LOC104792141 gene encoding carbon catabolite repressor protein 4 homolog 1-like has protein sequence MLSVTRVHLPSEIPIVGCELTPYVLLRRPDKTPTTDDVPESAPLEGHFLKYRWYRVQSDKKVAICSVHPSEPATLQCLGCLKSKVPVSKSFHCSTKCFSDAWQHHRVLHERAASAAATEGNDEEELLRLNSSGSGSGILSTSGSLTNVYSAAITQKTGFGGETLVEVGRSKTYTPMADDIGHVLKFECVVVNAETKQNVGLSCTILTSRVIPAPSPSPRRLIPVSGADVIGQLDSNGRPFSMGSFTVLSYNILADTYASSDIYSYCPAWALAWTYRRQNLLREIVKYRADIVCLQEVQNDHFDEFFAPELDKHGYQALFKRKTNEVYVGNTNTIDGCATFFRRDRFSHVKKYEVEFNKAAQSLTEALIPAVTQKKTALNRLVKDNVALIVVLEAKFGNQAADNPGKRQLLCVANTHVNVSHELKDVKLWQVHTLLKGLEKIAASADIPMLVCGDFNTVPASAPHSLLAMGKVDPLHPDLMVDPLGILRPHTKLTHQLPLVSAYSSFARMGGSLIAEQQRRRMDPASNEPLFTNCTRDFIGTLDYIFYTADTLTVESLLELLDEESLRKDTALPSPEWSSDHIALLAEFRCMPRARR, from the exons atgcttAGCGTTACACGAGTGCATCTACCGTCGGAGATACCTATTGTTGGATGTGAACTTACTCCGTACGTTCTTCTCCGCCGGCCTGATAAGACTCCCACCACCGATGATGTACCTGAATCAGCTCCGCTTGAAGGTCACTTCTTAAAGTACAGATG GTATCGGGTACAGAGTGATAAAAAAGTTGCTATTTGTAGTGTGCATCCATCTGAGCCGGCTACATTGCAGTGTTTGGGATGTTTAAAGTCTAAGGTTCCTGTTTCCAAAAGTTTCCACTGTTCTACCAAGTGCTTTTCAGATGCGTGGCAGCATCACCGTGTGTTGCACGAGCGTGCTGCCAGTGCTGCTGCTACAGAAgggaatgatgaagaagagttgCTTCGTTTGAATAGTTCAGGGTCTGGATCTGGCATTCTCAGCACCAGTGGTAGTTTAACGAATGTTTATTCCGCAGCCATAACTCAAAAGACAGGTTTTGGAGGAGAAACACTTGTTGAGGTTGGACGCTCTAAGACATACACACCAATGGCTGATGATATTGGCCATGTTTTGAAGTTTGAGTGTGTAGTGGTCAATGCCGAGACAAAACAGAATGTGGGCCTTTCTTGTACCATATTGACCTCCCGTGTTATTCCAGCTCCATCACCTTCTCCGCGAAGGCTGATCCCTGTTAGTGGAGCTGATGTTATCGGACAGCTGGATTCTAATGGAAGACCTTTTTCTATGGGATCATTCACTGTGCTCTCCTACAATATATTGGCTGATACATACGCTAGCAGCGACATATACAGTTACTGTCCCGCGTGGGCTCTCGCTTGGACATACCGTAGACAGAATTTACTACGGGAAATTGTCAAGTATCGCGCAGATATAGTTTGTCTGCAAGAG GTACAGAATGATCATTTTGATGAGTTTTTCGCTCCTGAGCTGGATAAGCATGGATACCAAGCTCTTTTCAAGAGGAAGACAAATGAG GTTTACGTTGGTAATACAAACACAATTGATGGATGTGCTACTTTTTTCAGAAGAGACAGGTTTTCTCATGTTAAAAAATACGAG GTTGAGTTCAATAAGGCTGCCCAGTCTTTGACCGAGGCTCTTATTCCTGCTGTTACCCAGAAGAAGACTGCTTTGAATCGTTTGGTTAAG GACAATGTTGCTTTAATAGTTGTACTGGAAGCAAAATTTGGAAACCAGGCTGCTGACAATCCTGGGAAGCGCCAGCTACTTTGTGTG GCTAACACGCATGTAAACGTTTCTCATGAACTGAAGGATGTAAAGCTCTGGCAG GTTCACACATTATTGAAGGGACTGGAGAAAATAGCTGCTAGTGCAGATATTCCGATGCTTGTGTGTGGAGATTTCAACACAGTACCAGCGAG TGCTCCTCATTCACTTCTTGCTATGGGGAAGGTCGATCCATTGCACCCAGATTTGATGGTCGATCCTCTTGGAATTTTGCGTCCTCACACCAAGCTAACTCATCAGCTGCCATTG GTTAGTGCTTACTCATCATTTGCAAGAATGGGAGGCAGCCTTATTGCTGAGCAGCAAAGGAGAAGAATGGATCCTGCATCAAATGAACCATTGTTTACCAACTGTACCAGGGACTTTATAGGCACACTTGATTACATATTTTACACAG ctgATACGTTAACAGTGGAATCATTATTGGAACTGTTGGATGAAGAGAGCTTGAGGAAGGACACTGCTCTTCCATCTCCAGAATGGTCTTCTGATCACATTGCACTTTTAGCTGAATTCCGCTGCATGCCTAGGGCCAGACGCTGA
- the LOC104792142 gene encoding carbon catabolite repressor protein 4 homolog 2-like: MLSVIRVHLPSEIPIVGCELTPYVLVRRPDKNNATDDIPESSPLEGYFLRYRWYRVQSDKKVTICSVHPMEQATLQCVFCSKRKALVAKSYHCSPKCFTDAWQHHRTLHERATAENGNEEDELVRYNSAGSGALAGTLSGSMSNLNIANNGPAPFYPSNVTQKNGGETIEVGGCKTYTPTADDIGYVLKFECVVANAETKQSVGHPSTILTSRVIPAPSPSPRKLIPVNGADVMGHLDQDGRIQSAGSFTVLSYNILSDTSASSDHYSYCPPWALSWPYRRQNLLREIVGYRADVVCLQEVQSDHFLDIFAPELDKHGYQALYKRKTNEVLSGSTNTIDGCATFFRRDRFSHVKKYDVEFNKAAQSLTDAMIPQAQKRTALNRLVKDNIALIVVLEAKFGNQPTDPSGKRQLICVANTHVNVQQDLKDVKLWQVHTLLKGLEKIAASADIPMLVCGDFNTLPGSAPHTLLVMGKVDPMHPDLVVDPLNILRPHTKLTHQLPLVSAYSSLSLVRPGMGLGLEQQRRRMDLNTNEPLFTNCTRDFIGTHDYIFYTADTLTVESLLELLDEDGLRKDTALPSPEWSSNHIALLAEFRCKPRTRR, translated from the exons ATGCTGAGCGTGATCCGAGTGCATCTACCTTCTGAAATTCCCATTGTGGGCTGTGAATTGACTCCTTACGTTCTCGTTCGTCGCCCCGATAAGAACAACGCCACTGACGATATCCCTGAATCCTCTCCTCTTGAAGGCTACTTCTTGAGATACCGAtg GTACCGTGTACAGAGCGATAAGAAAGTAACTATTTGCAGTGTGCATCCAATGGAACAAGCCACTTTGCAATGTGTTTTCTGTTCTAAGCGTAAAGCCCTTGTTGCTAAAAGCTATCACTGTTCACCTAAATGCTTTACCGATGCCTGGCAGCATCACAGGACTTTGCACGAGCGAGCTACTGCTGAGAACGGAAACGAGGAAGATGAGTTGGTCCGGTATAACAGTGCGGGTTCTGGTGCTCTTGCCGGGACCTTATCTGGGTCCATGTCAAATCTTAATATTGCCAACAATGGTCCAGCTCCGTTTTATCCTTCTAATGTTACTCAGAAAAATGGAGGAGAGACGATTGAGGTCGGGGGTTGCAAAACGTACACTCCAACAGCTGATGATATTGGCTACGTTTTGAAGTTCGAGTGTGTTGTGGCTAATGCTGAGACTAAACAGTCTGTGGGACATCCTAGTACCATTTTGACTTCACGAGTTATTCCTGCTCCTTCTCCAAGTCCCCGTAAGCTAATCCCTGTTAACGGAGCTGATGTCATGGGTCACTTAGATCAAGATGGTCGGATTCAGTCTGCAGGATCATTCACTGTTCTTTCATATAACATTTTGTCTGATACTTCTGCAAGTAGCGACCACTACAGTTACTGTCCTCCTTGGGCTCTTTCTTGGCCATACCGCAGACAGAATTTGTTAAGGGAGATTGTTGGGTATCGAGCCGATGTAGTTTGCCTGCAAGAA GTACAAAGTGACCATTTCCTTGATATTTTTGCTCCTGAGTTGGATAAGCATGGCTATCAAGCTCTCTACAAGAGGAAGACTAATGAG GTTCTCAGCGGAAGTACAAATACCATTGACGGCTGTGCAACATTTTTCCGACGGGATAGATTTTCGCATGTCAAGAAATATGAT GTTGAATTCAATAAGGCTGCTCAATCCTTGACTGATGCTATGATCCCTCAAGCGCAGAAGAGAACTGCATTAAACCGATTGGTTAAG GATAACATTGCATTGATAGTTGTTCTTGAAGCCAAGTTTGGTAATCAACCTACTGATCCTTCTGGGAAGCGCCAGCTTATTTGTGTG GCAAACACACATGTAAATGTTCAACAAGATCTGAAGGATGTGAAACTCTGGCAG GTTCATACATTATTAAAGGGACTGGAGAAAATAGCTGCTAGTGCTGATATTCCCATGCTTGTGTGTGGAGACTTCAATACGCTTCCCGGGAG TGCTCCTCATACACTTCTTGTAATGGGAAAGGTCGATCCAATGCATCCAGATCTGGTAGTAGATCCCCTTAATATCCTGCGTCCCCACACTAAATTGACTCATCAATTGCCTCTG GTGAGCGCGTACTCATCGCTATCGCTTGTGAGACCGGGAATGGGTCTTGGATTGGAACAACAAAGAAGGAGAATGGATCTTAATACAAACGAGCCTTTGTTTACCAATTGTACAAGGGACTTCATCGGCACTCATGACTACATATTCTACACAG CGGATACATTAACGGTGGAATCTCTATTGGAATTACTGGATGAAGATGGATTAAGAAAGGACACAGCTCTTCCTTCCCCAGAATGGTCTTCTAATCACATTGCACTCTTAGCTGAATTTCGATGCAAGCCTAGGACCAGACGCTAA
- the LOC104699217 gene encoding DEAD-box ATP-dependent RNA helicase 52-like, with protein MSSNSWADVSESERAPSGGWGYSRPSRTNYVPPHLRSRTPSSEFAAPSPGNDRGGYGGPHSGYGGRGQGYAGRGGGGYSGRGGGGGGWNNRSGGWDRRDTETNPFGNDGNADPAVTEQENTVINFEAYEDIPIETSGDNVPPPVNTFAEIDLGEALNLNIQRCKYVKPTPVQRNAIPILAAGRDLMACAQTGSGKTAAFCFPIISGIMKDQNIERPRGVRGVYPFAVILSPTRELACQIHDEARKFSYQTGVKVVVAYGGTPVNQQIRELERGVDILVATPGRLNDLLERGRVSLQMVRFLALDEADRMLDMGFEPQIRKIVQQMDMPPPGARQTMLFSATFPREIQRLASDFLSNYIFLAVGRVGSSTD; from the exons ATGAGTTCAAATTCATGGGCTGATGTTTCTGAATCGGAGAGGGCACCATCTGGTGGTTGGGGTTATTCTCGTCCGTCGCGAACCAACTATGTTCCTCCACATCTCAGGAGTCGTACACCATCTTCGGAGTTTGCTGCTCCTTCACCTGGTAATGATCGTGGGGGATATGGTGGTCCACATAGTGGTTATGGTGGTCGAGGCCAAGGTTATGCTGGTCGAGGAGGTGGTGGCTATTCTGGtagaggaggtggtggtggcggttGGAATAACAGAAGTGGAGGTTGGGACCGTAGGGATACTGAAACTAACCCGTTTGGTAATGATGGAAATGCAGACCCGGCTGTTACCGAGCAGGAAAACACAGTCATTAACTTTGAGGCGTATGAAGATATTCCCATCGAGACAAGTGGGGATAATGTACCACCCCCTGTTAATACATTTGCAGAGATAGACCTCGGAGAAGCTCTGAATCTAAATATCCAGAGGTGCAAATACGTGAAGCCTACCCCTGTGCAGCGTAATGCAATTCCCATTTTGGCTGCTGGAAGGGATTTGATGGCTTGTGCTCAGACAGGGTCTGGGAAGACAGCTGCCTTTTGTTTTCCGATTATTAGTGGGATTATGAAGGATCAGAATATAGAGAGACCACGTGGAGTTCGGGGAGTCTATCCTTTTGCTGTCATCCTCTCACCAACAAGGGAGTTGGCTTGCCAG ATACATGATGAAGCAAGAAAGTTCTCGTATCAAACTGGAGTGAAAGTTGTGGTTGCTTACGGAGGAACACCTGTCAACCAACAG ATTAGGGAGCTTGAAAGAGGGGTTGATATTCTTGTTGCAACTCCTGGGAGATTAAATGATTTGCTGGAGAGAGGTAGAGTCTCATTACAGATGGTAAGATTTTTGGCGCTTGATGAGGCGGACAGAATGCTGGACATGGGTTTTGAACCACAAATCAGGAAGATCGTTCAGCAGATGGACATGCCTCCTCCTGGTGCCCGGCAGACAATGCTGTTCAGTGCTACATTTCCTAGGGAAATACAG AGACTTGCATCtgattttctttcaaattacaTATTTCTGGCTGTTGGAAGAGTGGGTTCAAGTACGGAC